A stretch of Paludisphaera borealis DNA encodes these proteins:
- the xylA gene encoding xylose isomerase, whose protein sequence is MTAYFPEVPKIQYGGPKSRNPLEFKHYNPDETVGEKTMKEHLRFSVVYWHTFSNPLSDPFGAGTAQRPWDDGSNSVANAQRKAKAAFEFFEKIGAPFYAFHDRDVAPEGRTLKESHANLDEVVKVLKDEQARTGVNLLWGTANLFSNPRYMHGAATSPNFDVFAFAAAQVKKAMEVTLDLGGAGYTFWGGREGYSTLLNTDMKRELDHLGRFLHMAVDYKKQIGFNGAFYIEPKPKEPTKHQYDSDAAACLNFLRTYDLLPHFKLNLETNHATLAGHEMMHEMEAAIGSGALGSIDANTGDPLLGWDTDQFPTNIYLTAQCMLCILQMGGFSTGGVNFDAKVRRESFEPIDLFYAHIGGMDAFARGLKIAQAILDDGRWQDFIKNRYASWDCALGHRVESRQASFSDLEAYILPKGDAARNVSGRQEMLENLFNDFI, encoded by the coding sequence ATGACCGCGTATTTCCCTGAAGTCCCGAAGATCCAGTACGGTGGACCGAAGTCGCGCAATCCGCTAGAGTTCAAGCATTACAACCCCGACGAGACGGTCGGGGAGAAGACGATGAAGGAGCATCTCCGCTTCTCCGTCGTCTACTGGCACACGTTCTCCAACCCGCTCTCGGACCCATTCGGCGCCGGCACGGCCCAGCGTCCCTGGGACGACGGCAGCAACTCGGTCGCCAACGCCCAGCGCAAAGCCAAGGCGGCTTTCGAGTTCTTCGAGAAGATCGGCGCTCCGTTCTACGCGTTCCACGACCGCGACGTGGCACCCGAGGGCCGCACGCTCAAGGAGAGCCACGCCAATCTCGACGAGGTCGTCAAGGTCCTCAAGGACGAGCAGGCGCGAACCGGCGTCAACCTGCTCTGGGGGACGGCCAACCTGTTCTCCAACCCCCGCTACATGCACGGCGCGGCGACGAGCCCGAATTTCGACGTCTTCGCCTTCGCCGCCGCCCAGGTCAAGAAGGCCATGGAAGTCACCCTCGACCTCGGGGGCGCGGGGTACACGTTCTGGGGGGGTCGCGAAGGCTACTCGACCCTGCTCAACACCGATATGAAGCGCGAACTCGATCACCTGGGTCGGTTCCTCCACATGGCGGTCGACTACAAGAAGCAGATCGGCTTCAACGGCGCGTTCTACATCGAGCCCAAGCCCAAAGAGCCCACCAAGCACCAGTACGACTCGGACGCGGCGGCCTGCCTGAACTTCCTCCGCACCTACGACCTGCTGCCCCACTTCAAGCTCAACCTTGAGACCAACCACGCCACCCTGGCCGGTCACGAGATGATGCACGAGATGGAGGCCGCCATCGGCTCCGGCGCGCTCGGCTCGATCGACGCCAACACCGGCGACCCCTTGCTGGGATGGGACACCGACCAGTTCCCCACCAACATCTACCTGACGGCCCAGTGCATGCTCTGCATCCTCCAGATGGGGGGGTTCTCCACCGGCGGCGTCAACTTCGACGCCAAGGTGCGCCGCGAGAGCTTCGAGCCGATCGACCTGTTCTACGCTCATATCGGCGGGATGGACGCGTTCGCCCGCGGGCTCAAGATCGCCCAGGCGATCCTCGACGACGGCCGCTGGCAGGATTTCATCAAGAACCGCTACGCGAGCTGGGACTGCGCCCTCGGCCACCGGGTGGAATCGAGGCAGGCGAGCTTCAGCGACCTCGAAGCCTACATTCTTCCCAAGGGCGACGCCGCGCGGAACGTCAGCGGCCGCCAGGAGATGCTCGAAAACCTGTTCAACGACTTCATTTGA